Proteins from a single region of Gasterosteus aculeatus chromosome Y, fGasAcu3.hap1.1, whole genome shotgun sequence:
- the LOC120812175 gene encoding homeobox protein DBX1-B-like, with product MMFPCSVPPALYPSSLHPAAALSSPVNRSFHSGFLVEDLRLSQPVTYIHRTLSLRGSGHMIPLSVEPCGPPRALEASAERSVRQSSSQPSRSSPGSPHTGCPNSSDLKFGVSAILAPSTRSIQSVQTKSFPLPFFEGGFHPFIRASCFTALSSVVPVLGTFSWPLAPRGKPRRGMLRRAVFSNLQRKALERTFQRQKYISKPDRKKLASKLGLKDSQVKIWFQNRRMKWRNSKERELLSTGGCRQQTLPTKTNPHPDLTDVGGPHCQRRESHESPLHQHLTSLSGKLSELSGSDSEEITVS from the exons ATGATGTTTCCCTGCTCTGTACCGCCTGCTCTGTACCCGAGCTCACTGCATCCCGCGGCGGCTCTCTCCTCGCCCGTGAACCGCTCATTCCACTCAGGCTTCCTGGTGGAAGACCTCCGATTGAGCCAGCCGGTCACCTACATACACAGGACTTTGTCTTTAAGAGGCTCCGGACACATGATCCCACTCAGCGTGGAACCGTGCGGCCCGCCCCGGGCATTAGAGGCCAGCGCAGAGCGCTCGGTGCGCCAGAGCTCCAGCCAGCCGAGCCGCAGTAGCCCCGGATCTCCGCACACTGGCTGCCCTAACTCCAGCGACCTCAAATTTGGCGTTAGTGCGATCCTGGCACCGTCTACACGGAGCA TCCAGAGTGTTCAGACCAAGtccttccctcttcctttcTTTGAAGGGGGCTTCCATCCTTTCATCAGAGCTTCCTGTTTCACAG CTTTGTCCTCTGTGGTTCCTGTCCTGGGAACTTTTTCATGGCCCTTAGCCCCCAGAGGAAAGCCCAGGAGGGGCATGCTGAGGCGGGCTGTGTTCTCAAACCTCCAGAGGAAGGCCCTGGAGAGAACTTTCCAGAGGCAGAAATACATCAGCAAACCAGACAGGAAGAAACTGGCCAGTAAACTAGGACTTAAAGATTCCCAG GTGAAGATCTGGTTTCAGAACCGCAGGATGAAATGGAGGAATTCCAAAGAGAGGGAGCTGCTTTCGACAGGGGGCTGTCGACAGCAGACCCTCCCCACCAAAACCAATCCCCACCCGGACCTCACTGATGTAGGCGGCCCCCACTGCCAAAGGCGAGAGAGCCATGAGTCACCTCTTCACCAGCACCTGACATCTCTATCCGGCAAACTGTCGGAACTCTCGGGGTCGGACAGTGAAGAGATCACTGTGTCATAG